A genomic stretch from Setaria italica strain Yugu1 chromosome VII, Setaria_italica_v2.0, whole genome shotgun sequence includes:
- the LOC101773727 gene encoding uncharacterized protein LOC101773727, with product MPPGAAPTLFGLTPPHHLCSGLQFLPPTASAAASPFRCRSVSFAPPFTRPRPRAAAAAIHASAPASDSSFPSSPTPPARPPGPPEPPSTVAHAGRSKKKKNPQGGGGGGRIEGSGDMRREAKAKARVRSRRMGENAFYRRKRRAAAAAASGQADTFTDAELEMIGMGYDRAVRFMDGPDDPRLRHPHDWYKYGRYGPYHWRGIVVGPPIRGRFSDDRVSLMEEVHDHEEWDRIEQFDMCNQFSHRLNDLADGVGFRYYWVFVRHPRWRPNEKPWEQWTLSAEVAVQAGKEERLDKWSLMGRFGNPTRELITRCAAWTRPDIIYVKRPLYQSRFEPQEDFFKKLRPLVDPATEGNFLFEFELDGQVIRTTYFGGLCRIVKANPKAYVDDVVNAYSRLSEADQSRCLEFLLTNHPMELLHPYTKEWKVKLEEMELGCDAPDESDDDVGDDDEIDIVDWIKDDEADDVVDGGYSDYEDEDVVDTNEDLEADEVVENSGDSEKYWDEQWKNAMRSSDKMEKLVKTSIEASNERIEQQMEFEKEMEWKMDRANAMVMEQEQTEEDEEEQETTRSRSAEDGSQSDANTGLFLRAAVRPFTYRNLVKEIVLLRHHIIDGEIV from the coding sequence aTGCCGCCGGGCGCAGCCCCCACCCTGTTCGGCCTCACACCCCCGCATCACCTCTGCTCCGGCCTCCAATTCCTCCCCCCCaccgcttccgccgccgcctcccccttccGCTGCAGGTCCGTATCTTTCGCTCCGCCGTTCACCAGACCCAGaccccgcgccgcggccgctgccATCCATGCCTCCGCGCCCGCTTCCGATTCCTCATTCCCCTCCTCCCCGACCCCGCCGGCGCGGCCACCAGGCCCACCGGAGCCCCCCTCCACCGTGGCCCACGCAGGccgcagcaagaagaagaagaacccccaggggggtggcggcgggggccgcaTCGAGGGGAGCGGGGACATGCGGCgggaggccaaggcgaaggcgcGCGTCCGCAGCCGCCGGATGGGCGAGAACGCCTTCTACCGCCGCAAGCGccgcgctgcggcggcggcggcctcgggcCAGGCGGACACCTTCACCGACGCGGAGCTCGAGATGATCGGGATGGGGTACGACCGCGCCGTCCGCTTCATGGACGGGCCCGACGACCCGCGGCTCCGCCACCCGCACGACTGGTACAAGTACGGCCGCTACGGGCCCTACCACTGGCGCGGCATCGTCGTGGGCCCGCCCATCCGCGGCCGCTTCTCCGACGACCGCGTCTCGCTCATGGAGGAGGTCCACGACCACGAGGAGTGGGACCGCATCGAGCAGTTCGACATGTGCAACCAGTTCTCGCACCGACTCAAcgacctcgccgacggcgtcgggTTCCGGTACTACTGGGTCTTCGTGCGCCACCCCAGGTGGCGCCCCAACGAGAAGCCCTGGGAGCAGTGGACGCTCTCGGCCGAGGTCGCCGTCCAGGCCGGCAAGGAAGAGCGGCTTGATAAGTGGAGCCTTATGGGCAGGTTTGGCAACCCGACGCGCGAGCTCATCACGCGATGTGCGGCCTGGACGCGCCCTGACATCATATACGTCAAGCGGCCGCTGTACCAGTCGCGATTTGAGCCGCAGGAGGATTTCTTCAAGAAGCTTCGCCCGTTGGTTGATCCTGCCACGGAGGGCAATTTCTTGTTTGAATTTGAGCTGGATGGTCAGGTCATTCGAACAACCTACTTTGGTGGTCTCTGCAGGATAGTGAAGGCCAACCCGAAGGCTTACGTTGATGATGTTGTGAATGCTTACTCAAGGCTGAGCGAAGCCGACCAGTCACGATGCCTGGAATTCCTGCTCACAAACCATCCTATGGAGCTCCTGCATCCTTATACCAAGGAGTGGAAGGTGAAACTAGAGGAGATGGAGCTTGGATGTGATGCGCCTGATGAGAGTGATGATGATGTCGGTGATGACGATGAAATAGACATAGTTGATTGGATCAAGGATGATGAGGCTGATGATGTTGTCGATGGTGGATACAGTGATTATGAGGATGAGGATGTGGTCGATACCAATGAGGATTTAGAAGCAGATGAAGTTGTTGAAAATAGTGGGGACAGTGAAAAGTACTGGGATGAGCAGTGGAAGAACGCCATGAGAAGTTCTGATAAAATGGAGAAGCTGGTCAAGACAAGCATTGAGGCATCAAATGAGCGCATTGAGCAGCAGATGGAATTTGAGAAAGAGATGGAATGGAAAATGGACAGAGCAAATGCAATGGTTATGGAGCAGGAACAaactgaggaagatgaggaggagcaggagaccACAAGGAGCAGAAGTGCAGAGGATGGAAGTCAGAGTGATGCAAACACAGGACTTTTCCTAAGGGCCGCTGTCCGGCCATTCACTTACAGGAATCTTGTGAAGGAAATTGTCCTGTTGAGACACCATATTATTGATGGTGAGATAGTTTAG
- the LOC101764545 gene encoding LOW QUALITY PROTEIN: aldehyde oxidase GLOX-like (The sequence of the model RefSeq protein was modified relative to this genomic sequence to represent the inferred CDS: inserted 2 bases in 1 codon): MELGFRYLVLALLLALGSNIAPASAAGGSWQLLQDSVGVSAMHMQLLHNDRVILFDRTNVGPSNLTFPAGHPCRSNPQDRWFHNSTDCTAHSVEYDVASNTFRALSIVTDTWCSSGYVAPDGTLVQTGGWEDGNRKVRLMPACTGPDTAGACDWSEKLADPDVLAGARWYATNQKLPDGGAIIVGGRDQPNYEFYPKAGPSATTLLPLPFLSETDEDSKYLYPFVHLNVDGNLFVFSNNRAILFDYKSGSVVRRYPTLGDGAPRNNPNAGSSVLLPLKPDATEAEVLICGGAPASSNDAVERGQFPPALRTCGRIKITDPDPAAAWVMEDMPSPRVMGDMILLPNGEVLIINGATDGIAGWGKANTFNPTPVIYRPDXSRRSRFEVQRPAGAPRPRMYHSSAVLLRDGRVMLGGSNPHEGYVFRNVKYPTELSLEAFSPDYLDASDDERRPNIVDPSLTGAPVNVNSRDQLMLPFRVPVLDPVVSVTMVAPSFTTHTYAQNQRLLFLQAQVNKAQLPGVGGAILPTDAYVATVTMPTNVLAPPGYYMLFVVNGRIPSQGIWVRIQLHPTETEVLICGGTRNTAAAAVGRGQSPEALRTCGRLRITDPNPSWVVEEMPSPRVMGDMILLPNGEVAIINGATDGIGGWESANTSNPTPVIYRPDLPVGKRFEVQAPAGTPRPRMYHASAVLDRNGRVIVGGSNPHQFYEFNKKFPTELSLEAFSPYYLDAANDGLRPNIFDPSPKDGPVHVAYGGQLKLKVFARVGVPGSVTMVAPSFTTHSFAQNQRQLFLQVQVKPVQAFQMNGGAATLFPGVYEATVVMPATPVLAPPGYYMLFVVNGRIPSQGIWVHIH; this comes from the exons ATGGAGCTCGGCTTCCGCTACCTCGTCCTCGCCCTACTCCTCGCCTTGGGCAGCAACATTgcgccggcgagcgccgccggcgggagcTGGCAGCTCCTGCAGGACAGCGTCGGCGTGTCGGCGATGCACATGCAGCTGCTGCACAACGACCGCGTGATCCTCTTCGACCGCACCAACGTCGGCCCGTCCAACCTCACCTTCCCCGCTGGTCACCCCTGCCGCAGCAACCCCCAGGACCGGTGGTTCCACAACAGCACGGACTGCACCGCGCACTCCGTCGAGTACGACGTCGCGTCGAACACCTTCCGCGCGCTCTCCATCGTCACCGACACCTGGTGCTCGTCGGGCTACGTCGCGCCGGACGGTACCCTCGTCCAGACCGGCGGGTGGGAGGACGGCAACCGCAAGGTGCGCCTCATGCCGGCGTGCACCGGGCCTGACACCGCGGGTGCCTGCGACTGGTCCGAGAAGCTGGCGGACCCGGACGTGCTCGCCGGGGCCCGGTGGTACGCCACCAACCAGAAGCtccccgacggcggcgccatcaTCGTTGGGGGCCGGGACCAGCCCAACTACGAGTTCTACCCAAAGGCAGGCCCTTCCGCTACCACCTTACTGCCGCTGCCGTTTTTGTCTGAAACTGACGAGGACAGCAAGTACCTGTACCCTTTCGTGCACCTCAACGTGGACGGCAACCTTTTCGTCTTCTCCAACAACCGTGCCATCCTATTCGACTACAAAAGCGGCAGCGTCGTCCGAAGGTACCCCacgctcggcgacggcgcgccgAGGAACAACCCCAACGCGGGCTCCTCGGTGCTGCTCCCCCTGAAGCCCGACGCCACCGAGGCCGAGGTGCTCATCTGCGgcggggcgccggcgagctccaaCGACGCCGTGGAGAGGGGGCAGTTCCCCCCGGCGCTGAGGACATGCGGCCGGATCAAGATAACCGACCCTGACCCCGCGGCGGCATGGGTCATGGAGGACATGCCGTCGCCGCGGGTGATGGGGGACATGATCCTGCTGCCCAACGGCGAGGTGCTCATCATCAACGGTGCCACGGACGGGATCGCCGGGTGGGGGAAAGCCAACACTTTCAACCCCACGCCCGTCATCTACCGCCCGGA TTCCCGTCGGAGCCGGTTCGAGGTGCAGAGGCCGGCGGGCGCCCCGCGGCCGCGGATGTACCACTCCTCGGCCGTGCTCCTCCGCGACGGCCGCGTGATGCTGGGCGGCAGCAATCCGCACGAGGGATACGTTTTCCGTAACGTCAAGTACCCCACCGAGCTCAGCCTCGAGGCCTTCTCGCCGGACTACCTCGACGCCTCCGACGACGAGCGCCGCCCCAACATCGTCGACCCGTCGCTGACAGGCGCGCCGGTGAACGTCAACTCACGGGATCAGCTGATGCTACCGTTCAGGGTCCCCGTCCTCGACCCCGTGGTGTCGGTCACCATGGTCGCGCCGTCGTTCACGACGCACACGTACGCCCAGAACCAGAGGCTGCTGTTCTTGCAGGCCCAGGTGAACAAGGCACAGCTCCCGGGGGTCGGCGGTGCGATACTCCCGACCGACGCGTATGTGGCGACCGTGACGATGCCGACCAATGTCTTGGCGCCGCCGGGCTACTACATGCTGTTCGTCGTGAATGGCCGCATTCCCAGCCAGGGTATCTGGGTCCGCATTCAG CTCCACCCGACGGAGACAGAGGTGCTCATCTGCGGTGGCACGCggaacaccgccgccgccgccgtggggagGGGTCAGTCCCCCGAGGCGCTGAGGACGTGCGGGCGGCTCAGGATCACCGACCCAAACCCGTCGTGGGTCGTCGAGGAGATGCCGTCGCCCCGGGTGATGGGGGACATGATCCTGCTCCCCAACGGCGAGGTGGCCATCATCAACGGCGCCACGGATGGGATCGGCGGATGGGAGTCCGCCAACACCTCCAACCCCACACCCGTCATCTACCGCCCGGACCTTCCCGTCGGGAAGCGGTTCGAGGTGCAGGCACCAGCGGGCACCCCGCGGCCGCGGATGTACCACGCCTCGGCGGTGCTCGACCGCAACGGCCGTGTGATCGTCGGCGGCAGCAACCCGCACCAGTTCTACGAGTTCAACAAGAAGTTTCCCACCGAGCTCAGCCTGGAGGCGTTCTCGCCATACTACCTCGACGCCGCCAACGACGGTCTCCGTCCAAACATCTTCGACCCGTCACCCAAGGACGGGCCGGTTCACGTGGCGTACGGGGGCCAGCTGAAGCTGAAGGTCTTTGCACGCGTCGGCGTTCCCGGGTCGGTCACCATGGTGGCGCCGTCGTTCACGACACATTCGTTCGCCCAGAACCAGAGGCAGCTGTTTCTCCAGGTCCAGGTGAAGCCTGTGCAGGCATTCCAGATGAACGGCGGGGCAGCGACGCTGTTTCCCGGCGTCTACGAGGCCACCGTGGTCATGCCGGCGACGCCGGTCTTGGCGCCGCCGGGCTACTACATGCTGTTCGTCGTGAATGGGCGCATTCCCAGCCAGGGGATCTGGGTCCACATACATTGA
- the LOC101763742 gene encoding ribonucleoside-diphosphate reductase small chain C, whose product MSDVQVAEARAFYGFQIAIENIHSEMYSLLLETYIRDGAEKDHLFRAIDTVPAVRRKADWAMRWIDGGERFAERLVAFACVEGIFFSGSFCAIFWLKKRGLMPGLTFSNELISRDEGLHCDFACLLYDLLRSKLDEGRVREIVADAVDIEREFVCDALPVALVGMNGGLMSQYIEFVADRLLMALGHQKMYNVANPFDWMELISLQGKTNFFEKRVGEYQKASVMSSLNGGGAANHVFSVDEDF is encoded by the coding sequence ATGTCCGACGTCCAGGTCGCCGAGGCGCGCGCCTTCTACGGCTTCCAGATCGCCATCGAGAACATCCACTCGGAGATGTACTCGCTGCTTCTCGAGACCTACATCCGCGACGGCGCCGAGAAGGACCACCTCTTCCGCGCCATCGACACCGTCCCCGCCGTGCGCCGCAAGGCCGACTGGGCCATGCGCTGGATCGACGGCGGGGAGCGCTTCGCCGAGCGCCTCGTCGCCTTCGCCTGCGTTGAGGGCATCTTCTTCTCGGGCTCCTTCTGCGCCATCTTCTGGCTCAAGAAGCGCGGCCTCATGCCGGGCCTCACCTTCTCCAACGAGCTCATCTCCCGCGACGAGGGCCTCCACTGCGACTTCGCCTGCCTCCTCTACGACCTCCTCCGCAGCAAGCTCGACGAGGGCCGCGTCCGCGAGatcgtcgccgacgccgtcgacaTCGAGCGCGAGTTCGTCTGCGACGCGCTCCCCGTCGCGCTCGTCGGAATGAACGGCGGGCTCATGAGCCAGTACATCGAGTTCGTCGCCGACCGCCTGCTCATGGCGCTGGGGCACCAGAAGATGTACAACGTCGCCAACCCATTCGACTGGATGGAGCTCATCTCGCTGCAGGGCAAGACCAACTTCTTCGAGAAGCGCGTCGGGGAGTACCAGAAGGCGTCCGTGATGTCCAGcctcaacggcggcggcgccgcgaaCCACGTCTTCAGCGTCGACGAGGACTTCTGA
- the LOC101764139 gene encoding VAN3-binding protein: MEPDRGLVAYEEPPPESTDLLSSAWCSSAIQVLQTGPKECSMALVEHPVMSLDRKDLLSKSNRSLVVDNSSFSTAQWKYDDLKSWIWLQKAIHPELDYDLCLKKKWLPRKMAPWNGISLKKWVKERKQKRKEEARLQRAEVHAAVSVAGVAAALAAIAAENAAPPGAAGMRETAVASAAALVAAQCAKVAEAAGATRDQVAAAVDAARASTDASNVITLTAAAATSLRGAATLRGRRCGSGGGGHGPNERGDHHTGPALSQDDLDFDFNHARSRAALAKGDELFVAMPDGKWKLHTVSAAPNKRGEIVLRIKKTNLVMAFSHAKESVIRDVRPCAPEKPSPDEGATYPVEVSTSKGKVELRADDYGVYKRWVATLSHMLVMSTAVVSARHEPPRRD; encoded by the exons ATGGAGCCGGACAGAGGCCTAGTTGCCTACGAGGAGCCGCCTCCAGAGTCGACGGACCTGCTCTCGAGCGCGTGGTGCAGCTCGGCTATCCAAGTTCTTCAGACAGGACCCAAGGAGTGCTCGATGGCGTTGGTGGAGCATCCGGTCATGTCGCTTGACCGGAAAGACCTGTTGTCA AAAAGTAATCGTAGCTTGGTGGTTGACAACAGCAGTTTCAGCACGGCCCAATGGAAATATGACGATCTGAAG TCATGGATATGGCTGCAGAAGGCAATTCATCCCGAACTGGATTATGATCTCTGCCTCAAGAAGAAATGG CTCCCGCGCAAGATGGCGCCATGGAACGGCATCTCGCTCAAGAAGTGGGTCAAGGAGCGGAAGCAGAAGCGGAAGGAGGAGGCGCGCCTGCAGCGGGCGGAGGTCCACGCCGCGGTGTCCGTGGCCGGCGtcgcggccgcgctcgccgccatcgccgccgagaacgccgcgccgccgggcgcggcggggatgcgggagacggcggtggcgtCCGCGGCCGCGCTCGTGGCGGCGCAGTGCGCGAAGGTGGCCGAGGCCGCGGGCGCCACGAGGGACCAGGTCGCGGCGGCCGTCGACGCCGCCAGGGCCTCCACGGACGCCAGCAACGTCATCACGCtcacggcggccgccgccacgt CGCTGCGCGGCGCCGCGACGCTGAGAGGACGGcgctgcggcagcggcggcggcgggcacggcccgAACGAGAGAGGGGACCACCACACCGGCCCGGCGCTGTCGCAGGACGACCTCGACTTCGACTTCAACCACGCGAGGTCCCGGGCGGCGCTCGCCAAGGGCGACGAGTTGTTCGTCGCGATGCCGGACG GGAAATGGAAGCTCCACACGGTGTCCGCGGCGCCGAACAAGCGCGGCGAGATCGTGCTGCGGATCAAGAAGACGAACCTGGTCATGGCCTTCTCCCACGCGAAAGAAA GCGTGATCCGCGACGTGCGCCCGTGCGCCCCGGAGAAGCCGAGCCCGGACGAGGGCGCGACGTACCCGGTGGAGGTGTCGACGAGCAAGGGCAAGGTGGAGCTCCGCGCCGACGACTACGGCGTGTACAAGCGGTGGGTCGCCACGCTGAGCCACATGCTCGTCATGTCCACCGCCGTGGTCTCCGCCAGGCACGAGCCGCCGCGCCGGGACTGA
- the LOC101773315 gene encoding zinc finger protein CONSTANS-LIKE 3, with amino-acid sequence MEGDEKSAVGAPAYWGLGARPCDACGGEAARLYCRADAAFLCAGCDARAHGAGSRHARVWLCEVCEHAPAVVTCRADAAALCASCDADIHSANPLARRHERLPVAPFFGALADAPKPFASSAAAVPKAADDDGSNEAEAASWLLPEPDLGPKEESATTEVFFADSDPYLDLDFARSMDDIKAIGVQNGPAELDLTGAKLFYSDHSMNHSVSSSEAAVVPDAAAGAAPVVPVVSRGLEREARLMRYREKRKSRRFEKTIRYASRKAYAETRPRIKGRFAKRTAGAGADGEDPLEEHEEEMYSSAAAAVAALMAPGGADGDYGVVPTY; translated from the exons ATGGAGGGCGACGAGAAGTCGGCGGTCGGGGCCCCTGCCTACTGGGGCCTGGGCGCGCGGCCCTGCGACGcgtgcggcggcgaggcggcgcggctcTACTGCCGCGCGGACGCGGCGTTCCTCTGCGCCGGGTGCGACGCGCGTGCGCACGGCGCCGGGTCGCGCCACGCGCGGGTCTGGCTCTGCGAGGTCTGCGAGCACGCGCCGGCCGTGGTCACGTGCcgcgcggacgccgccgcgctctgcgCCTCCTGCGACGCCGACATCCACTCGGCCAACCCGCTCGCGCGCCGCCACGAGCGCCTCCCCGTGGCGCCCTTCTTCGGCGCGCTGGCCGACGCGCCCAAGCCCTTCGCCTCGTCCGCGGCAGCCGTGCCCaaggcggccgacgacgacgggaGTAACGAGGCCGAGGCGGCGTCGTGGCTCCTCCCGGAGCCCGACCTCGGCCCCAAGGAAGAAAGCGCCACGACGGAGGTGTTCTTCGCGGACTCCGATCCGTACCTCGACCTCGACTTCGCGCGCTCCATGGACGACATCAAGGCCATCGGCGTCCAGAACGGCCCGGCCGAGCTCGACCTCACCGGCGCCAAGCTCTTCTACTCCGACCACTCGATGAACCACAGC GTGTCATCGTCGGAAGCAGCGGTGGTgcccgacgcggcggcgggagcggcgcccGTAGTGCCGGTGGTGAGCAGGGGCCtggagcgggaggcgcggctgaTGCGATACCGGGAGAAGCGCAAGAGCCGGCGGTTCGAGAAGACGATCCGGTACGCGTCCCGCAAGGCGTACGCGGAGACGCGGCCGCGCATCAAGGGCCGGTTCGCCAAGCGCACGGCCGGGGCCGGAGCGGACGGGGAGGACCCGctggaggagcacgaggaggagatgtactcctccgccgcggccgccgtggccgcgctcATGGCCCCCGGGGGCGCCGACGGCGACTACGGCGTCGTGCCCACGTATTGA
- the LOC101772900 gene encoding la protein 1 — protein sequence MAAAAAAAPLDEAKARNVLRQVEFYFSDSNLPRDGFLRRTVEESEDGLVSLALICSFSRMRSHLGLEGEVKPETVPEETVLAVAEVLRRSSSLRVSEDGKKIGRAKELLKPDEIIEQVDSRTIAASPLPYNVKLEDVESFFAQCGKVNSVRLPRHVSDKRHFCGTALVEFSEEDEAKGVFEKTLVFAGVDLEIRPKKEFDAERDAKKEAYEKANLNKNNGESYPKGLILAFKLKKIPADIGTDQNGVEKVDDAEGAKKEGSSNTTDKSSTGHEEKAPEGKGDASEEQLDGVEMKGVAAGETAQSVDKDDKSPSDNDEETISREDIKEEFTKFGIVRYVDFSKGDDSGFIRFEDSTAAEKARAFAAIADEGGLIMKAHIVTLEPVSGQGEKDYWSAIRGGQDKYKDSRSNRGRDWKNNRGGRHFGGGKRGRHFDSRDRASNKAQKV from the exons atggccgccgccgccgccgccgccccgctcgACGAAGCCAAGGCCAGGAACGTTCTCCGCCAG GTGGAGTTCTATTTCAGCGACAGCAACCTCCCCCGCGACGGATTCCTGCGGAGGACCGTCGAGGAAAGCGAGGATGGCT TGGTGAGCTTGGCTCTCATCTGCTCCTTCTCGCGGATGAGGTCGCACCTAGGGCTCGAAGGGGAGGTGAAGCCGGAGACTGTGCCGGAGGAGACGGTGCTCGCGGTTGCCGAGGTGCTGCGCCGTTCCTCGTCCCTCCGTGTCTCTGAGGACG GCAAAAAAATTGGTAGAGCTAAAGAGTTGCTGAAGCCAGATGAGATTATAGAGCAAGTGGACTCTAGGACAATTGCCGCATCACCTCTTCCTTACAATGTAAAGCTGGAAGATGTTGAATCGTTTTTTGCTCAGTGCGGCAAG GTAAATAGTGTGAGGCTACCTCGACATGTTTCTGACAAAAGACACTTCTGTGGAACTGCTTTAGttgaattttcagaagaagatgaagccaAAGGTGTTTTTGAGAAAACACTTGTTTTTGCAGGGGTAGATCTGGAAATAAGACCAAA GAAAGAATTTGATGCTGAAAGAGACGCGAAGAAAGAAGCATATGAAAAGGCAAATCTTAACAAGAATAATGGTGAAAG CTATCCAAAAGGTCTGATTCTGGCCTTCAAGCTGAAGAAAATTCCAGCTGATATTGGTACAGATCAAAATGGTGTGGAAAAAGTAGATGACGCCGAAGGTGCCAAGAAGGAAGGATCTTCCAATACTACAGATAAATCAAGTACAGGGCATGAAGAGAAGGCCCCTGAAGGTAAAGGCGATGCGAGTGAAGAACAGTTGGATGGTGTTGAGATGAAAGGGGTGGCTGCTGGGGAAACTGCACAATCTGTTGACAAGGATGATAAAAGCCCTTCTGACAATGATGAAGAGACAATCTCAAGGGAGGACATAAAGGAAGAATTCACAAAATTTGGTATAGTGcgg TATGTGGATTTCAGTAAAGGGGATGATTCTGGATTTATTCGGTTTGAAGATTCCACAGCAGCTGAAAAGGCTCGTGCATTTGCAGCCATTGCAGATGAAGGTGGTTTGATTATGAAGGCCCACATTGTTACTTTGGAACCTGTGTCTG GTCAAGGTGAGAAGGATTACTGGAGTGCAATTCGAGGTGGTCAAGATAAATATAAAGACAGCCGAAGCAACAGGGGACG GGACTGGAAGAATAACAGAGGTGGAAGGCACTTTGGTGGTGGGAAGCGGGGGCGCCACTTTGACTCCCGTGATAGGGCCTCCAATAAAGCTCAGAAAGTTTAG
- the LOC101772495 gene encoding 6,7-dimethyl-8-ribityllumazine synthase, chloroplastic produces MAAPPATSSAAANSSCARLPGAPLRRAPAAVSFPSRPRPAALAAHAGPSQRLDVAAAAGHQKLMGSLTSNEGLRFGVVVARFNEVVTNLLLQGALETFERYSVKAENITVVSVPGSFEVPITAQKLGKSGKFDAILCIGAVIRGDTTHYDAVANSAASGVLNAGLSAGVPCVFGVLTCEDMDQALNRAGGKAGNKGAEAALTAIEMASLFRHHLG; encoded by the exons ATGGCGGCTCCTCCGGCGACATCCTCCGCGGCCGCGAACTCCTCCTGCGCCCGGCTGCCCGGCGCGCCCCTGAGGCGGGCGCCTGCCGCGGTCTCCTTCCCCTCCCGCC CACGGCCGGCCGCTCTGGCCGCGCACGCTGGGCCGTCGCAGCGCCTtgacgtggccgccgccgcggggcaccAGAAGCTCATGGGGTCGCTGACCAGCAACGAGGGGCTCAGGTTTGGCGTG GTTGTGGCACGGTTCAACGAGGTTGTGACAAACTTGTTACTGCAGGGGGCCCTGGAGACATTCGAGCGTTACTCTGTCAAAGCAGAAAATATAACA GTTGTTAGTGTTCCTGGAAGCTTTGAAGTTCCCATTACGGCACAAAAGCTTGGGAAGTCTGGAAAATTTGATGCCATTCTGTGCATTGGGGCTGTG ATTAGAGGTGACACAACTCACTATGATGCTGTTGCAAACTCAGCTGCATCAGGTGTACTGAATGCTGGATTATCTGCTG GTGTCCCTTGCGTATTTGGTGTTCTAACCTGTGAAGACATGGACCAG GCACTGAACCGTGCTGGTGGCAAGGCTGGAAACAAGGGCGCTGAAGCTGCTCTTACTGCT ATCGAGATGGCCTCTCTGTTTCGGCATCACTTAGGCTGA